The following coding sequences are from one Triticum aestivum cultivar Chinese Spring chromosome 5A, IWGSC CS RefSeq v2.1, whole genome shotgun sequence window:
- the LOC123103750 gene encoding putative gamma-glutamylcyclotransferase At3g02910 — translation MEAASAETATMVFVYGTLKRGFPNHPRLAAFDCPFAGAATTAAPASLVIGPYSVPFLLPAPTPSSGRLVSGELYSASPSALADLDLLEGTHLGVYERRRITVVVDGTSKEVEAEAYFANASYAEALWLRCGGEAAEIAEYTMEHAGRYVPPSGRSPGVSGLMDAVRAFLATAPPEN, via the exons ATGGAGGCGGCGTCGGCGGAGACGGCGACGATGGTGTTCGTGTACGGCACCCTGAAGCGCGGGTTTCCCAATCACCCCCGCCTGGCCGCCTTCGACTGCCCCTTCGCCGGCgcggccaccaccgccgccccagccTCCCTCGTCATCGGGCCCTACTCCGTTCCCTTCCTCCTACCTGCCCCGACTCCGTCCTCCGGCCGTCTGGTCTCCGGCGAGCTCTACTCCGCGTCTCCCAGCGCCCTCGCCGACCTCGACTTGCTAGAG GGCACTCACCTCGGCGTCTACGAGCGCCGGCGGATCACCGTCGTGGTTGACGGGACGAGCAAAGAGGTGGAGGCAGAGGCTTACTTTGCGAACGCGAGCTACGCGGAGGCCCTGTGGCTGCgctgcggcggcgaggcggccgagATCGCGGAGTACACCATGGAGCACGCGGGCAGGTACGTCCCGCCCAGTGGCCGCTCTCCCGGCGTCTCCGGGCTCATGGATGCCGTCCGTGCCTTCCTCGCCACTGCTCCGCCAGAAAATTGA